A region of the Arachis hypogaea cultivar Tifrunner chromosome 15, arahy.Tifrunner.gnm2.J5K5, whole genome shotgun sequence genome:
GTTGCTGCAGTAGCGCCGACCACCACAAAGGTCCCGGAAGTGAATCCTTTTGGAGACCCAAGATGGGTTGGAGGCACGTGGGACCTCACCCAGTTTCAGAAGAATGGCAACACTGATTGGGACTCTGTTATTGATGCTGGTaacttaatcaattttaatttctagTTAGTTTCATAACTCTGACTTGTTAAATGCTGAAATCTAAATGACCCTCATGATTCTCCTCCAATGCATGCTGCCAACTGCAAAGAATTTGGATCACTAGCTGAAATTTCTATCTGCTAGTCAATACTTTCTTTTGCTGGGTTCCAAGTAGAATCTGATTTCAATTTGTTGTGTAACATCTTTCAAGTGAATCTTTTTCAGTAACATCTGATACTACTTGTTCAAAGATTGTGTAATGTCTAATATGTCCTTTTTCTAGATTACTCTGAAGCATTGGAGATCTATTAGACTATAACAAACAAGATCATATGTAAACATGTTTTGAGTTTTGAGAATGATATTGTTAGCCATAAGAATTGGAGTTTCCTTGTCATATATACATGTCAGAAACTTGTTAAGATTCGCAATTTGATAGAAGATGTGGTGTTCATATGTTGtagtttttttttctaataaattgtTTTCAGAGGCTAGTAGGAGGAAATGGCTTGAGGACAATCCGGAGTCATCCAGTAACGATAACCCTGTAGTTTTCGACACCTCCATTATACCTTGGTGGGCATGGATGAAAAGGTTCCATCTCCCAGAAGCTGAGCAACTTAATGGTTAGTACTTAGCACTTGATTTCGATGGGATAAAGAAGTTTTTTGAGCCAGCATGATTATAGAAATCTTTGCTTTTCCGAGTTTCACGCAGGTCGCGCTGCAATGATAGGATTCTTTATGGCCTATTTCGTCGATAGCTTGACCGGAGTTGGCCTAGTCGACCAGACGAATAACTTCTTTTGCAAGACTCTTTTGTTCGTAGCCGTTTCCGGAGTACTTCTGATCCGAAAGAATGAGGACATTGAAACTCTTAAGAAGCTGTGGGAAGAGACTACATTCTATGACAAACAATGGCAAGCAACTTGGCAGGATCAGAACTCAAACACTCTCAAACAAGATTAATGGATTTGATTCTTTTGCAGTTCCCTTTGTCTCATGTTTTTCTTAATGCAGTACTGTTCTGATCTGTTTTCTTACTTTTCATCTTAATGAAGAAGAGTGAAGCATGTTTCTGTGTTTTCAAGTTAAAATCTGTGTTTCTTGTAATAGAGTGACTCCTTTCTTAGACATGTGCAAAACTAATTAACAAACAAATTGCATTGTCTATTAGAATTTCAGCATATCATACATATCTCATACTAAACAGCAAGCTAAACTTTTATTGTAATCTTCCATTATCTATGAGAACATTTGCTGCTTCTATTATAATCTACACTTCTACATAAGCAGCATTTTCCCTTCAACACCATGCAAAATTTAGGTAAATCTCTTGTATAATTTTAAAATGTTCTTGTAGTCAAGGAATAGCGGCAAAAGGGAAAATCTTTGAGTGAACTGGCAATATGTACTTTCTCCAATTTATTTGGGAGGGGGATTTGGAAATATtgaaccaagaaaaaaaaaactttttatttcACTTCAATGCTAATCATTAAGATAGAATATATGAAACCTAAATTTGGTAGGAGGGGGGGAAATATTAATACAGAAGTGAAAATTAAATAAAGCATCCTATCATAAGTAAAGATATTTAGGCATGTTGATGTGATGTTTAGAAAGATGAACAATTAAATATACGGATGAATAAGGAATGGAAATATAAGAAAGAAAATTAGGACAGTATCTATTATTGAAAAAAGATTATATAACATGCAATGAAAAATAGAAGATCTAAAAAGATAACatacaaaataatcaaaagagTTTCATATATAATAGACTTCATTATAAATATGATATATGATAAAACACAATGACACTATTTAATTCATATACTTCAACTCACCTGAAATCGGTAAGAAGTAAATTGTAGGAAAGGGAAATTCTTGTATGAACACACCAATGGCCAACTGAATAGACTTTCAGATACTTGTGACTATATATGGTAGTCAATACTTAATAGTAAGCATAATGTCATATTTTGAGGTTGTCAGTACTTGTGACCAATAACAGAAAGGTTATcgaccaaaagaagaaaaaatgacgAGAACATCATCTTGTTTTGTGAACAAGCTAAGCAAGTCATTTGGGATATTATCTGTGATCAGGGAATCCAAAGAGATGAAATCTGAAATAGGATGCTTGCACGTCTCATTATTAAAGGATGATGTCTATGCTAATGAATCTTTTGGATTACTACATTAATCTGCTTCTTAATTATTACTATTCTATAATTAAATTTAGGATTATGAGGTTTAGTTTCTCATTGTGACAAGTGGATATATATccgtaataatataatattatgatGGACCACCCTATATATTCTCAAGTTAAATTTCTAcactttattttctttattaattatgTTATGGTTTATTGTGAGAACAGGTTTACAAATCAGATTAGATGATTATATATTGACCCTTTTGGTGTAAGAGGTGTTATTGATGGAGCTGCTATAGTGTACTTCAGCTACATAGGCAGAAGAAATCAAAGACGCTTCAAAGAGCCTCCCTATTGCTTTATTGCCTAATGGCTCTGTCTCTTTGCTTCATGCTTCCTTACAACAAGGTTAGCTAGCTACAACTATGAGATTAATTAGATTGATTTAGAAATGTagcaattaatttaattagatatcAGATAAAGCATCATATTCAATGGCACTGAGAAGGATAGGATGTGGTGGTAGCCATGTTAGGACAAGCCAGATATTTGTGTGTCATAGCAAGGACTCGTTTGCTACCTTCTTGGTTAGCCAAAGTGCACCCTTCCACCGCCACACTCTTTTTGGGTAAGCAAAATAATTTCTTACACTTCATGGAAATTCAACCACCAATGGTGGGGCCTTCCATTGTTTTCCAACACAAGATGAATAATAGTAATAGtagtaataagtaataacaatAACATGGTGCCATCATCATCATATCATGCGACCATGTTGATTATTGTTATTGGTATTTGCCATTTATGCCTTGGCCAGCTGCTATGTCAATCTTCCTTAATGTTTTCCTAATGACCACATTGAAGATCCTATCTTACCAAAGGTTTGCTATATGGGCATGTTTTATTACCATGTTCTATGTTCTCTATGGTATTCATAACACTTATCATTAGGAggagaatgagaaagttgaaaGTGATGATAAGTGAATTCAGGCACTTGCAACTTAGAATTACAAACCAAGGCAGGAATTCAAGTGGTCTCTGGTTGAAGTGATCGATGGAATAAAGCACACTTATTAATTACATCAATTAGTTGCCACTTAATtgcaaaaacagaaaaaaaaaaaaaaaagaatgtagCTGTAGCACGTACAAATTAGTATTTTGTATATTAAATAGAATGTGATTTATTGAATATTATACTATATCTAATAATGAAATTAGCTAAAGGTATATATGAACTTAATAATTGAGGGAAAAAATGAGTATAAATAACATACATCTCTTTATGCATATGTACGTACATTGTGTGAAATATAAATACTGTAttcatattagagatataactagtAAAAAATCTATGTAATTTCAGCACCTATGAGTACTATAAATGATATAAAAAGTTCCTTGTGTATTCACAATTTTCACACCCTATATAATATAGCTGCAACAAGCAAAGTAGTATTCATAGAAAGCAATATGATTATGAGTTATGACACCATGAGTAAGCTTTAGCCTTCAAGGATCTTGCACCGGATGACTGTTTAAGGAAGATAGTTATTGATACCAGCTGTGGTAGGTGGGGAAGGTAGGGAATTTCACAAGTCAGGGCTTAGAGTCTATATGGTTGATCCTTGTAGGATTTCATATGATCATATCACTTGTCCAAAAGGAACTAAGCAAACAATTATTAACAGAATTATAATAGAATATTTAAGTAATACAATATTTTAAATTACAATCGAATAATGAACATGACACGAGTAAGAAcgagaaaaattttaataatttaatgaccCATTTTCCACCAATGGGAAAGACCTTACAAACCGACTTGAATAAAATTGTTGAAAGCTTTGTACAAATGAATTATCACAACAGAGTTGGATATTTAGCATCAAGAAATTCTCTGAGAGTCCGAGCAGCTTTATGACCACCCATTAATTCGGCTAGCTTCTCCAAAGGAAGAAGCGCAAGTTCAGCCAAGCTCTTACATCCATCCATTATGGTCCTGTAGTTTGAATCTGTAACGCCTGGCAGTCTTCTTAGAAACTCCACAGCCGACGTGTTGTAATTTTCAGCTCTGTGACCCagcaatcaacaaaagaattccAGTGTGCACATAAATATAAAATGAACCAGCATATACCAACTCACTAATGTACtactaagtataaatgcatagaATGATGTATTCGTTATTATGGTAAAAAGCAAGTTGCTATGTTCAATTACCAGAATTTATAAGTTGGAGATCTATGTGAACCACTTCCCATCAAGTGTTCAAGATTCAAATATAGAAAAGCAACTTACCTTACGTCGTTCTCCACAATTCCTTCTTCAGAGGGGACACCCACTCTCATAGCTTTTGTTTCATCCGGTTCATCTTGATTTGCCTTCAGTGCAGCAAATATTTCAGCAGTTGCATGCAAACTTCGAGACCAGATAATTCGTAGCCGTGGAAAGTGTAGAGCAAGCAATGACAGCTTTGATATAATGTTATTTGGTGTCACATCATCACCAATATCACTAGCAGACTGCAAATATATCCACGAATAAATATAATGCATGAATCCACAAAACAATGCGTAATCTATTAAGTATGAGTGGACTACTGTATATTTAAATGAGATTAATCTTTATACATGTTAAATTAAAATGTTTACATTGAAGCAACTATATTATTATGTCAAATAATTTTCATGATGTGATTATACGTGGTTGATAGCTATCTATTGTATACAAAGATACCATCAATCAACAATACTTTCTGTTGCCAATGAAGATCTTCCATGCCCAGAAATTGGTCTTTGTCAGGATTACCAAGCACTCTTTGAAATGGGAATACAAGAAGAAACCAGTAAAAAGCAGAACAGATAGAGTTGTTTTGTGGTCAGCAAACCTGGAATGAAAAGCTCTTATCCTGTGAAAACTCTATCAACAGAACAGGAATCCTATAATATCGCACCATTGTCTCCACCTGGTGGTATAGACGACCTGATGTGAAGCTCATAAAGAGATCTTGAATACTTTTTCTTTCCACGCAAATTAATGGTGACAGGATGTAGTCACCAACTTCTAGTGTCACTGGAATGATGCGCATCCCCTTCTGATGAAGAACATTGGGAAGACTGCTCATGAACTCTCGCATGTCCACAATGACCTGTTAGATTCCCAACTTTTAAGTTTTTTAGACATGGATCATACATcctaccaaaataaataaataaagatcacGAACCTGCATTTCTTTATCAACCTCCTTTCTCCCACCAGCTCTTCTGGTCATTGAATTTTGAGAAGTACTTAAATCTGACTCAAAAGTAGAATTCATTCCCAAACAATGTCCACCCTGATTGACAGCATGCAGAATGCCCAGACACAAAAGAAAGGAAAACACAGGAATGCAATCAGCAAATCAAGTATTTGACAATTTGCCACCAGCTCTATTGAAGGCAACCGCTTCTAGTGGACCCAAGAATCAacatgagaaaagaaaaaggaaacacAGAAAAACTAAACAAACCTGATCAACTGGAATCATCATCATAGATTTTTGTCTTATCAAAGATTCGAATGCTCCATTCTCTCTACGTATACTCGCCTCAAACTTCTGAACCTCAGTAGAATCTTCGTAGAATAGAAAATATACTTTCAACTTTTTTGAGGGATTCTCAGCTTTGTAAACTTCTATTTCCCTAACAAAGGCCACGTCTGGATGGTAAACAATGACTATAGAGGGCTTTAATATATCCAGTATAGGCTGATCACTTTCTAAGGCATAAAACTGTACTGGTGGTAATGGCTTTGCATTTGCATTTGCTGTTGTAGTATCAGGATTTTTATGCTTTCTAAGGACCATGTTGTCTACAGATGTCTCAGCTTTATAACTAGTGGAAGCCTCTC
Encoded here:
- the LOC112747822 gene encoding light-harvesting complex-like protein 3 isotype 2, chloroplastic; protein product: MASFSPPTHFPATTSTLTNRRNPVFLTTLSHTNNFSPFKSSLISEAATEPSPSPEQGNGSVAAVAPTTTKVPEVNPFGDPRWVGGTWDLTQFQKNGNTDWDSVIDAEASRRKWLEDNPESSSNDNPVVFDTSIIPWWAWMKRFHLPEAEQLNGRAAMIGFFMAYFVDSLTGVGLVDQTNNFFCKTLLFVAVSGVLLIRKNEDIETLKKLWEETTFYDKQWQATWQDQNSNTLKQD